One genomic region from Mangifera indica cultivar Alphonso chromosome 17, CATAS_Mindica_2.1, whole genome shotgun sequence encodes:
- the LOC123200875 gene encoding protein DEEPER ROOTING 1-like, which yields MFNWIQKKLNGRRVGKKQDSVSSANLYKQQEPRKEEFIDWYKGLLTIGTIGNENLLPDLQQNPSLSQDLTLEEEGKLQNELNLSEGDPEDLSLDDILDHSSSAVEDQSTILASVVCSKGKDICNDNTKRAIGKKSLAFLVKKVIACRGGFAPSHSLRDPVSESRMEKILRAILHKKIYPQSSSATLSTKKYLENRGLNLKSAEEDEKPAKGSKWVKTDSECKFL from the exons ATGTTCAACTGGATACAAAAGAAGCTCAATGGGCGACGTGTAGGCAAGAAACAAGACTCGGTTTCATCGGCTAATC TCTACAAACAGCAAGAGCCACGCAAAGAAGAATTTATCGACTGGTATAAAGGATTGCTAACAATTGGGACAATTGGAAATGAAAACTTACTACCCGATCTTCAACAAAATCCTTCTTTGTCTCAAGATCTTACCCTTGAAGAAGAGGGAAAACTTCAAAATGAATTGAACTTGTCAGAAGGTGACCCTGAGGATCTTTCGTTGGATGACATTCTCGACCATTCAAGCTCGGCAGTTGAAGATCAATCGACCATTCTAGCAAGTGTAGTCTGCAGCAAAGGGAAAGATATTTGCAATGACAATACTAAAAGGGCAATTGGGAAAAAGTCATTAGCTTTTCTGGTTAAGAAGGTGATTGCTTGCAGAGGTGGGTTTGCGCCTAGCCATAGTTTAAGAGATCCCGTCTCAGAATCACGAATGGAAAAG ATATTGAGGGCAATTCTccacaagaaaatatatccCCAAAGCTCCAGTGCAACATTGTCTACTAAAAAGTACTTGGAAAACAGAGGGCTTAACCTCAAGTCTGCCGAAGAGGATGAGAAGCCGGCCAAGGGAAGTAAATGGGTTAAGACAGATTCTGAATGTAAGTTCCTTTGA
- the LOC123200165 gene encoding sm-like protein LSM1B yields MSWASPEDILLSTSLATYLDKKILVLLRDGRKLLGLLRSFDQFANVVLEGACDRTIVGDLYCDIPLGLYVIRGENVVLIGELDLEKEELPPHMTRVSTAEIKRAQKAEGDATALKGSMRKRMEFLDFD; encoded by the exons ATGTCGTGGGCTAGTCCAGAAGACATTCTTCTCTCAACTTCTCTCGCTACCTATCTTGACA AAAAAATTCTTGTCCTGCTGCGTGATGGTCGGAAGCTCTTGGGGCTGCTCCGTTCCTTTGATCAATTTG CGAATGTTGTTCTTGAAGGTGCTTGTGATCGAACTATTGTTGGAGATCTTTACTGTGACATCCCCTTAGGTCTATATGTAATCCgtggggaaaatgttgttttaattggAGAGCTG GATTTAGAAAAGGAGGAGCTTCCCCCGCATATGACTCGTGTATCAACAGCAGAAATAAAAAGA GCTCAGAAAGCAGAAGGGGATGCTACAGCTTTAAAAGGCTCCATGAGAAAAAGAATGGAGTTCCTTGATTTTGATTAA
- the LOC123199966 gene encoding uncharacterized protein LOC123199966 isoform X1, with protein sequence MVKPVGSIQTSGLHHSSPSPTQLLKSNTRSGGRNNECKLLKEKKANVTMATASEIAAKLNLKPHPEGGFYAETFRDSSVILSKSQLPPRYKVGRPVSTNIYFLLPSGSVSRLHRIPCAETWHFYVGEPLTVIELDDKDGQIKLTCLGNDLVGSNQQPQYAVPPNVWFGAFPTKDFQISSDGVVSKGEPRDAESHYSLVGCTCAPAFQFEDFELAKRADLISRFPKHEQLISLLTFEE encoded by the exons ATGGTCAAACCAGTGGGCTCAATTCAAACCAGTGGGCTCCATCATTCGTCACCGTCACCAACTCAACTTCTTAAGTCTAACACTAGATCTGGAGGGAGAAACAATGAATGTAAGTTGTTGAAGGAGAAGAAAGCGAACGTTACCATGGCTACCGCGTCAGAGATTGCTGCAAAACTGAACCTTAAACCTCACCCAGAAGGTGGGTTTTACGCAGAAACGTTTAGAGATTCTTCTGTTATTCTCTCCAAATCTCAACTGCCTCCTCGGT ATAAAGTTGGTCGTCCTGTCagcacaaatatatatttcctCCTGCCATCAGGCAGTGTGTCACGCCTTCACCGGATACCATGTGCAGAGACTTGGCATTTTTATGTGGGAGAGCCTCTTACA GTAATTGAACTGGATGATAAAGATggacaaattaaattaacatgtCTTGGAAATGATCTTGTTGGAAGCAATCAGCAACCACAGTATGCAGTGCCTCCAAATGTATGGTTTGGTGCTTTTCCAACAAAGGATTTTCAGATTTCCTCAGATGGGGTGGTGAGCAAAGGTGAACCAAGGGATGCTGAGAGCCACTATTCCCTCGTCGGCTGCACTTGTGCACCTGCCTTTCAGTTTGAGGACTTTGAGTTAGCAAAGCGCGCTGATCTTATATCTCGTTTTCCCAAGCATGAGCAGCTCATCTCTCTGCTTACCTTTGAGGAGTAA
- the LOC123199966 gene encoding uncharacterized protein LOC123199966 isoform X2, whose translation MATASEIAAKLNLKPHPEGGFYAETFRDSSVILSKSQLPPRYKVDRPVSTNIYFLLPSGSVSRLHRIPCAETWHFYAGEPLTVIELDDKDGQIKLTCLGNDLVGSNQQPQYAVPPNVWFGAFPTKDFQISSDGVVSKGEPRDAESHYSLVGCTCAPAFQFEDFELAKRADLISRFPKHEQLISLLTFEE comes from the exons ATGGCTACCGCGTCAGAGATTGCTGCAAAACTGAACCTTAAACCTCACCCAGAAGGTGGGTTTTACGCAGAAACGTTTAGAGATTCTTCTGTTATTCTTTCCAAATCTCAACTGCCTCCTCGGT ATAAAGTTGATCGTCCTGTCagcacaaatatatatttcctCCTACCATCAGGCAGTGTGTCACGCCTTCACCGGATACCATGTGCAGAGACTTGGCATTTTTATGCGGGAGAGCCTCTTACA GTAATTGAACTGGATGATAAAGATggacaaattaaattaacatgtCTTGGAAATGATCTTGTTGGAAGCAATCAGCAACCACAGTATGCAGTGCCTCCAAATGTATGGTTTGGTGCTTTTCCAACAAAGGATTTTCAGATTTCCTCAGATGGGGTGGTGAGCAAAGGTGAACCAAGGGATGCTGAGAGCCACTATTCCCTCGTCGGCTGCACTTGTGCACCTGCCTTTCAGTTTGAGGACTTTGAGTTAGCAAAGCGCGCTGATCTTATATCTCGTTTTCCCAAGCATGAGCAGCTCATCTCTCTGCTTACCTTTGAGGAGTAA
- the LOC123200195 gene encoding ubiquinone biosynthesis protein COQ9, mitochondrial-like, translating into MFLILLLRICLWRRKLDDLSGRDQLSTTKTSKRDYLRPPCHTSLGWTEAAMIAGARVVGVSPAIIGSFPRKEAALVEYFMDDWLQRLIDRIDSGEDLQNLIPSQCISKLIKISLEMQAPYISKWPQALSIQVPIILPLFLVKVLALGGVLTPCRSAIPLSRPNP; encoded by the exons ATGTTTCTGATTCTTCTACTTCGTATTTGTCTGTGGCGGAGGAAGCTCGACGATTTAAGTGGCAGAGACCAGCTGTCGACTACCAAGACGAGCAAGCGCGACTACTTGAGGCCTCCCTGCCACACGTC GTTGGGATGGACTGAAGCGGCTATGATTGCAGGAGCAAGAGTAGTCGGCGTTTCTCCTGCCATCATTGGATCTTTCCCTAGAAAAGAAGCTGCACTtgttgag TATTTCATGGATGATTGGCTACAAAGGCTTATCGATAGAATTGATTCAGGAGAGGATTTACAGAACTTGATTCCAAGTCAGTGCATCTCCAAGCTCATCAAAATTAGTCTGGAAATGCAAGCACCCTACATTTCAAAGTGGCCACAAGCTCTTAGCATCCAAGTACCAATTATTTTGCCCCTTTTTTTGGTAAAAGTGCTAGCTTTAGGTGGAGTTTTAACTCCTTGTAGATCTGCTATTCCCCTCTCCAGGCCCAACCCTTGA